Proteins from a single region of Weeksella virosa DSM 16922:
- a CDS encoding M12 family metallo-peptidase: MKKFTTLVSMFFLVGTFATAQTRAVAKEIASITAQKKTFQSYSLFTKSTSALKNVEVEKAEYFTLDIASLKGLVQKSPSNISISLPYDGKEITLELTKNTTLFDDSFYVTDEKNNLIKYNPGVYYRGIIKGDSNSLVAFSVFDEEVIAVISSDDYGNLNLGALNDDQGKMIKGNKNYVLYSDKYLKPEYDGSFCSADQIPHEGSKFDYQKFSGENQGKYATTKIPTIYYEVDYDIYVAKGRDTTSVMNWLTALVNNMHTIYNNDDIDLAMRSTMIWTVKDPYQGIGSTSVKYLEKFRKNRPTFDAHLAQLVGIDPGALGGVAYLNGLCSQANYSYCDMDNTPVVNFPSYSWNVMVMTHELGHNLGSQHTHACAWNGDNTAIDGCYTLEGSCANPGIPSSGGTIMSYCHLRSVGINFNNGFGPQPKQRIIDFINSRTCITESLDDVCITYHPEYQAVNVTPTSAQINVVLNNNEVTNWEYKLSKFSRAVPSTWSTNENNTFNFSGLEANTYYRLRIRKACDENNINGVDLVFATSAEDFCSGNEKFVDFGGVNTRYIPSENWTRTLMPSKEGAKIKVDFVAFNTEAKSDYLYVFDGVNEEAPSLTPNGLTGDLSNNLPNFEASNEAGALTFKFTSDGSIENAGWEANVSCAVLGTDDQNALVDYSYYPNPVTHEMNFVAKNPFQKIEIYSMDGRKVYSKNYKNVFATQVDMKSLAKGTYLVQVDFNGKTTTFKIVKK; this comes from the coding sequence ATGAAAAAATTTACTACTTTAGTGAGTATGTTTTTTTTGGTAGGGACTTTTGCAACGGCACAAACGCGTGCAGTGGCTAAAGAAATTGCCTCAATTACTGCTCAGAAAAAGACATTTCAGTCGTATTCACTTTTTACTAAATCCACTTCAGCGCTAAAAAATGTAGAAGTTGAAAAGGCAGAATATTTTACTTTGGATATTGCTTCGCTAAAAGGATTAGTACAAAAATCTCCTAGCAATATTTCGATCAGTTTACCATACGATGGGAAAGAAATTACATTAGAATTAACCAAAAACACTACGCTTTTTGATGATTCTTTTTATGTAACAGATGAGAAAAATAATCTTATAAAATATAACCCAGGAGTTTATTATCGTGGTATAATCAAAGGAGATAGCAATTCTCTTGTTGCGTTCAGCGTTTTTGATGAGGAAGTAATCGCTGTGATTAGTTCTGATGATTATGGGAACCTTAACCTTGGAGCACTAAACGACGACCAAGGTAAGATGATCAAAGGGAACAAAAATTATGTTTTGTATTCTGATAAATATCTTAAACCAGAATACGATGGAAGTTTTTGCTCTGCAGACCAAATTCCACATGAAGGAAGTAAATTCGATTACCAAAAATTCTCTGGTGAAAACCAAGGCAAATATGCAACCACGAAAATTCCTACAATTTATTACGAAGTAGATTACGATATCTATGTAGCTAAAGGGAGAGATACCACATCGGTGATGAACTGGTTAACTGCTTTGGTAAACAATATGCATACCATTTACAATAATGATGATATCGATTTGGCTATGCGAAGTACTATGATCTGGACGGTGAAAGATCCATACCAAGGAATAGGAAGTACATCTGTAAAATATTTAGAGAAATTTAGAAAAAATCGTCCAACATTCGATGCACATTTAGCACAACTAGTTGGTATTGATCCAGGCGCTTTAGGAGGTGTGGCTTATCTTAATGGATTGTGTTCTCAGGCAAATTATTCGTATTGCGATATGGATAATACGCCGGTAGTAAATTTCCCAAGCTACTCTTGGAATGTAATGGTTATGACACACGAATTAGGACACAATTTAGGTTCACAACACACACATGCTTGTGCTTGGAATGGTGATAATACTGCAATAGATGGTTGCTATACACTAGAAGGAAGCTGTGCAAACCCTGGTATACCATCAAGCGGAGGAACAATTATGAGTTATTGTCACTTACGATCTGTCGGGATAAACTTCAACAACGGATTCGGCCCTCAACCAAAACAAAGAATCATCGATTTTATCAATTCTAGAACTTGTATTACCGAATCACTAGATGATGTATGTATAACTTACCACCCAGAATATCAAGCGGTAAATGTCACGCCAACTTCTGCACAAATAAATGTGGTATTGAACAATAACGAAGTTACAAATTGGGAGTATAAATTATCGAAATTCAGTAGAGCAGTTCCTTCTACCTGGTCGACTAACGAAAACAACACGTTCAATTTTTCTGGTTTAGAAGCCAATACATATTATCGTTTACGCATTCGCAAAGCATGCGATGAAAATAACATCAATGGTGTTGACTTGGTTTTTGCAACAAGTGCAGAAGACTTCTGTTCTGGTAATGAGAAATTTGTAGATTTCGGAGGAGTTAACACTCGCTATATTCCAAGTGAAAATTGGACTCGTACTTTAATGCCATCAAAAGAAGGGGCTAAAATCAAAGTTGATTTCGTAGCCTTCAATACCGAAGCAAAATCAGATTATTTATATGTATTTGATGGAGTAAATGAAGAAGCACCTTCGCTAACACCAAACGGTTTAACGGGAGACCTCTCGAACAACTTGCCAAATTTCGAGGCAAGCAATGAAGCAGGTGCATTAACATTCAAGTTCACCTCAGATGGATCTATAGAAAATGCAGGTTGGGAAGCCAATGTTAGCTGTGCAGTTTTAGGTACAGATGATCAAAATGCGTTGGTAGACTATTCATATTATCCTAATCCAGTTACCCACGAAATGAATTTTGTGGCTAAAAATCCATTCCAAAAAATAGAAATTTATTCAATGGATGGAAGAAAAGTTTATAGTAAGAACTACAAAAATGTATTTGCCACCCAGGTAGATATGAAATCATTAGCCAAAGGAACTTATCTAGTTCAGGTAGATTTCAATGGGAAAACAACAACATTCAAAATCGTTAAAAAATAA
- the lpdA gene encoding dihydrolipoyl dehydrogenase — protein MNYDIIIIGSGPGGYVAAIRGSQLGKKVAIVEKAELGGICLNWGCIPTKALLKSAQVYKYLNNAQDFGINVPENIGFEFPNVVQRSRGVADRMSKGVQFLMKKNKIDIIKGEAKVLPGKKVLVTNENEAKEYQADNIIIATGARSRELPALPQDGKKVIGYRGALALEKLPKSMIVVGSGAIGVEFAHFYHSLGTEVTIVEFLPRIVPVEDEDVSKQLQLSFKKSGIKILTNAEVTQVDTSGDLVKATVKTAKGEEVLEAEVVLSAVGVVPNTENIGLEEVGIATERGKIVINDYCQTSVPGYYAIGDVVKGADLAHLASAQGILAAEKIAGLEVEPIDYGNIPGCTYCSPEIASVGLTEAKAKEAGYEVKVGKFPFSANGKAVANGATDGFVKVVFDAKYGEWLGCHMIGDGVTEMIAEAVVARKLETTGHEIMKSVHAHPTMAEAIMEAVEDAYGHAIHI, from the coding sequence ATGAACTACGATATTATTATTATAGGTAGCGGACCTGGCGGGTATGTAGCTGCCATTAGAGGGTCTCAATTAGGGAAAAAAGTGGCTATAGTAGAAAAAGCTGAATTGGGTGGAATATGCCTTAATTGGGGATGTATTCCGACCAAAGCATTACTAAAAAGTGCACAAGTATATAAGTATTTAAATAACGCCCAAGACTTTGGTATCAATGTACCAGAAAATATCGGATTCGAGTTTCCGAACGTGGTACAAAGAAGTAGAGGAGTTGCCGACCGCATGAGTAAAGGAGTGCAATTCTTGATGAAAAAGAATAAAATTGATATAATAAAAGGGGAAGCAAAAGTCCTACCCGGTAAAAAAGTATTGGTTACCAATGAAAACGAAGCCAAAGAATATCAAGCAGACAATATTATTATTGCTACAGGAGCACGTTCTCGCGAGTTACCTGCGTTACCACAAGATGGCAAAAAGGTAATCGGATATCGTGGCGCATTGGCATTAGAAAAACTTCCGAAGTCGATGATTGTTGTAGGATCAGGAGCTATCGGTGTTGAGTTTGCACATTTTTACCACTCTCTTGGTACGGAAGTAACCATCGTAGAGTTTTTACCAAGAATAGTTCCGGTAGAAGATGAAGACGTATCAAAACAATTACAATTATCTTTCAAAAAATCGGGCATAAAAATTCTTACCAATGCAGAAGTTACTCAGGTAGATACATCGGGTGATTTGGTGAAAGCAACTGTAAAAACAGCTAAAGGAGAAGAAGTTCTTGAGGCAGAAGTCGTACTTTCTGCTGTGGGTGTAGTACCAAACACAGAAAACATTGGATTAGAAGAAGTTGGTATAGCAACCGAACGTGGAAAAATCGTTATCAATGATTATTGCCAAACCTCTGTTCCCGGATATTATGCAATTGGAGATGTTGTAAAAGGAGCTGATTTAGCACACTTGGCATCTGCACAAGGAATTCTAGCCGCAGAAAAAATAGCTGGATTAGAAGTAGAGCCTATCGATTACGGTAATATTCCGGGTTGTACATATTGCTCTCCAGAGATTGCATCAGTTGGGCTTACCGAAGCAAAAGCGAAAGAAGCTGGCTATGAAGTGAAAGTAGGAAAATTCCCATTCTCTGCCAATGGTAAGGCTGTAGCCAATGGTGCAACAGATGGTTTTGTGAAAGTTGTATTCGATGCTAAATATGGTGAATGGTTGGGTTGTCATATGATTGGGGATGGAGTTACCGAAATGATTGCCGAAGCTGTTGTGGCTCGTAAACTAGAAACTACAGGGCATGAAATAATGAAGTCTGTTCATGCACACCCTACTATGGCAGAAGCAATTATGGAAGCTGTAGAGGATGCATACGGACATGCAATCCATATCTAA
- a CDS encoding T9SS type A sorting domain-containing protein, whose amino-acid sequence MKKIYSLIAVAALSTFSFAQVNAIPGSDFENWEEFTSGVNSYGIKAYAVQGVGKGVDGSNSLNITTNTQKNDYVFTSRLGSKLTSQPKQITFWVKGTAGKTLSLNIYKVDGTYYPYNVGDLSADTTVVSSANNQYAGVINTNGNWVKVTLDLSDKTDLNVTDLDKDFFALKIGKDVDYALDIDNIQLWDMNMNVYTLTPEKTVLNTLWTNTASFDVKGKATVEVYNTNGQIVKTFEVNGKQTVNVSSLAKGIYFVKTTTNGTSSTTKVVKK is encoded by the coding sequence ATGAAAAAAATCTATTCTTTAATAGCAGTTGCTGCTCTTTCTACATTCTCTTTTGCACAAGTAAACGCAATACCTGGGAGTGATTTTGAAAATTGGGAAGAGTTTACAAGTGGAGTAAATTCATACGGGATAAAAGCTTATGCAGTACAGGGTGTTGGTAAAGGAGTTGATGGGTCAAATTCATTAAACATTACAACTAATACACAAAAAAATGACTATGTTTTTACCTCAAGATTAGGTAGCAAACTTACTTCACAACCAAAACAAATTACTTTTTGGGTAAAAGGAACAGCAGGAAAAACTTTATCACTAAATATTTATAAAGTAGATGGTACATATTATCCATACAACGTAGGAGATTTGTCTGCGGATACCACCGTTGTTTCTTCAGCAAATAACCAATATGCAGGTGTTATCAATACAAATGGTAATTGGGTAAAAGTAACATTAGACTTATCAGACAAAACAGATTTGAATGTTACAGACTTAGACAAAGACTTTTTTGCTTTAAAAATTGGTAAAGACGTAGATTATGCGCTAGACATAGACAATATCCAATTATGGGATATGAACATGAATGTTTACACGCTTACACCAGAAAAAACTGTATTGAACACTTTGTGGACAAATACAGCTTCATTTGATGTAAAAGGAAAAGCAACAGTAGAAGTGTATAACACAAACGGACAAATTGTGAAAACTTTCGAAGTTAATGGAAAACAAACAGTTAATGTATCTTCATTAGCAAAAGGAATTTACTTCGTGAAAACAACAACCAATGGTACTTCTTCAACTACAAAGGTTGTGAAAAAATAA
- a CDS encoding sigma-54-dependent transcriptional regulator produces the protein MPKILIIEDEKAIRNVLKNILLDEDSSFEVDEAENGEIALEKINEVEYDLIISDIKMPKKDGVEVLTEALEQHPDLTFVMISGHGDIETAVDCIKKGAYDYISKPPDLNRLLNTVRNALNHKSLVKTNTALKSENKALKRKVSKQYTMIGSSERLNEIREIIDKVASTEARVLITGPNGTGKELVAHQLHEKSDRNKKTLIEVNCAAIPAELIESELFGHVKGSFTGAVKDKQGKFELANQGTIFLDEIGDMSLSAQAKVLRALQEGKISPVGSEKEIDVNVRVIAATNKDLRKEIEEGRFREDLYHRLAVIIIEVPALNDRKDDIPELVEHFVVLLSENQGLPYKKFDASAYEALKEIDWTGNIRELRNVVERLLILSNDPVKREDVEAFVRK, from the coding sequence ATGCCAAAAATATTAATCATCGAAGACGAAAAAGCCATCCGCAACGTACTGAAAAATATTTTACTCGATGAGGACTCTTCTTTCGAAGTAGATGAAGCAGAGAACGGTGAGATTGCCCTTGAGAAAATTAATGAAGTAGAATATGATTTAATCATTTCCGATATCAAAATGCCAAAAAAAGATGGAGTAGAAGTACTAACAGAAGCACTAGAACAACATCCCGATCTTACTTTTGTAATGATTTCTGGTCATGGTGATATCGAAACCGCCGTAGATTGTATCAAGAAAGGTGCATACGATTATATCTCAAAACCACCAGATCTCAATCGACTACTCAATACGGTACGTAATGCGTTAAACCACAAATCATTGGTAAAAACCAATACGGCACTCAAATCAGAAAACAAAGCACTCAAACGCAAAGTAAGCAAACAGTATACGATGATAGGGAGTTCGGAAAGATTAAATGAAATCCGAGAGATCATCGATAAAGTAGCGTCTACCGAAGCACGCGTTTTGATCACAGGACCAAACGGGACCGGAAAGGAGTTGGTTGCACATCAATTGCACGAGAAAAGTGATCGAAATAAAAAAACACTTATCGAAGTTAATTGTGCAGCAATACCTGCAGAGCTCATTGAGAGTGAATTGTTTGGCCATGTGAAAGGTTCTTTCACAGGAGCAGTAAAAGATAAACAAGGTAAATTCGAGTTGGCCAACCAAGGAACAATTTTCTTAGATGAAATTGGAGATATGAGTCTATCTGCACAAGCAAAAGTTTTGAGAGCACTACAAGAAGGAAAAATTTCTCCTGTAGGAAGCGAGAAAGAAATCGACGTGAATGTTCGTGTAATTGCTGCAACCAATAAAGACCTGCGAAAAGAGATTGAGGAAGGGCGTTTCCGAGAAGATTTATACCATCGATTGGCAGTCATCATTATAGAAGTGCCAGCCCTCAACGACCGAAAAGATGATATTCCAGAACTAGTAGAACATTTTGTAGTTCTGCTAAGTGAAAACCAAGGTTTACCGTATAAAAAGTTCGATGCCTCGGCTTACGAAGCGCTGAAAGAAATCGATTGGACAGGGAATATTCGCGAATTAAGAAATGTGGTAGAACGTTTGTTAATCTTGTCGAACGATCCAGTGAAAAGAGAAGATGTAGAAGCTTTTGTACGCAAATAA
- a CDS encoding nucleoid-associated protein: protein MIDFKSAYISYLSLQKVGHKVREERNIFAEAALKMDEKKEEDLFPFLTQAFRRNMDAYHFSHYTEKLEFNVVYSLMQEMFEEKIDFLDFSHEILAHLFEKSLHPQIKSGEVFIAFFDNIRYGDITTQGIGIFKLENKKKYIRFDESKNIDYFIQKGYKLEKIDKAAFVVNAQKDDGYIVFSVDDLQNESEYWKKSFLEITAVNDNRYQTKQYLHLMNQFAEEVVLERNDKQTQANFLSQTLHLLTMNEMVTDEMIQSQVVEQFELVDDYKKFKTQYAEDFKIEFDTAFEVNKPSLVKESKKIKSEIKLDTNIILKIDLMAADAAEDYLEKGYDENKKMFYYKVFFNTEQ, encoded by the coding sequence ATGATCGATTTCAAGAGTGCTTATATTTCTTATTTATCCCTACAGAAAGTTGGCCACAAAGTGCGCGAAGAACGCAATATTTTTGCGGAAGCAGCTTTGAAAATGGACGAAAAAAAAGAAGAAGATTTATTTCCGTTTCTTACACAAGCTTTCAGACGCAACATGGATGCTTATCATTTTTCTCACTATACTGAAAAGCTGGAGTTTAATGTGGTGTATAGTTTGATGCAAGAAATGTTCGAGGAGAAGATCGATTTTCTAGATTTTTCGCATGAGATTTTGGCCCATTTATTCGAGAAATCTTTGCATCCGCAAATAAAGTCGGGTGAAGTTTTCATTGCTTTTTTTGATAATATCAGGTATGGAGACATTACCACGCAAGGTATTGGCATTTTCAAGCTAGAAAATAAAAAGAAATACATCCGTTTCGATGAATCCAAAAACATCGATTATTTTATTCAAAAAGGATATAAATTAGAGAAAATAGACAAAGCGGCTTTTGTTGTCAATGCACAAAAAGATGACGGATATATTGTTTTTTCGGTTGATGATTTGCAAAACGAATCCGAATATTGGAAAAAAAGTTTCTTAGAAATTACGGCTGTTAACGATAATCGCTATCAAACCAAACAATATTTACACTTGATGAATCAGTTTGCCGAAGAGGTTGTTTTAGAACGAAATGACAAGCAAACACAAGCCAATTTTCTGTCTCAAACGTTGCATTTATTAACGATGAATGAAATGGTTACCGACGAAATGATTCAGAGTCAAGTAGTTGAACAGTTTGAGTTGGTGGATGACTATAAAAAATTCAAAACTCAATATGCAGAAGATTTCAAAATAGAATTCGACACGGCTTTTGAAGTGAATAAACCTTCGCTCGTCAAAGAATCTAAAAAAATAAAAAGTGAAATAAAACTCGATACCAACATCATTCTAAAAATAGATTTGATGGCGGCGGATGCTGCAGAAGATTACCTAGAAAAGGGATATGATGAGAACAAAAAAATGTTTTACTACAAAGTGTTTTTCAATACAGAGCAATAA
- a CDS encoding DUF6515 family protein: MKNIRVLLVGLAMVSGTLIFAQSARNGDRSSNGRGNSTVTNRASNNSNPRANINASFGSSKQESMSDPRRSNPRTNQGNTPNHVRTGSSITVRTPTSANSRSGFRATNSAETIRNSSLSARTVERGNTRRNNVEVNYRNNQREIRSQDNGRDVIRFQNDKRYEDRRYNSYVYNVNNYHHYTYNNYQFYGNNGVYYRPYNKGYIRFMPPVGFRVDYLPIGYSSFYYNRRPYYFYEGIYYIKKRNRFYVVEPPYGAIIEALPAGYETVNYNGDILYEFGGVLYQKYYDQYGFAYQVVGFLD, translated from the coding sequence ATGAAAAATATACGTGTACTTTTAGTAGGGTTAGCTATGGTTTCTGGTACCTTGATTTTTGCACAATCGGCTAGAAATGGTGATCGATCATCGAATGGTAGAGGAAATTCTACAGTGACCAATCGGGCGAGCAATAACAGCAATCCAAGAGCGAATATAAATGCTTCTTTTGGATCGAGTAAACAAGAAAGTATGAGCGACCCGCGCAGAAGTAATCCAAGAACAAATCAAGGAAATACGCCTAATCATGTGAGAACAGGCTCTTCGATAACGGTAAGGACTCCTACTAGTGCGAATTCTCGTTCGGGTTTTCGTGCAACAAATTCTGCCGAAACTATAAGAAATAGTTCGTTATCTGCAAGAACGGTCGAGAGAGGGAATACGCGAAGAAATAACGTTGAGGTAAATTATAGAAACAACCAACGCGAGATTAGATCCCAAGACAATGGGAGAGATGTAATTCGTTTTCAGAATGATAAACGTTATGAAGATCGTCGATACAATTCGTATGTATACAATGTGAACAATTATCATCATTACACGTATAACAATTATCAATTCTATGGAAATAATGGAGTGTATTACCGTCCGTACAATAAGGGATATATCCGTTTTATGCCACCGGTTGGTTTTCGGGTAGATTATTTACCCATAGGCTATTCGAGTTTCTATTACAACCGTAGACCTTATTATTTCTATGAAGGAATTTATTATATCAAAAAAAGAAACAGATTTTATGTCGTAGAGCCTCCTTATGGAGCAATTATCGAAGCTTTGCCCGCTGGTTATGAAACGGTAAATTATAATGGCGATATTCTATATGAATTCGGAGGTGTTTTGTACCAAAAATATTATGACCAATACGGTTTTGCCTACCAAGTTGTCGGCTTCCTCGATTAA
- a CDS encoding START-like domain-containing protein codes for MPKKKYTIEFPIKSSPSLLYNYLSNPSGLSEWFADNVNSRGEKYTFIWDEHEESAFLMKSKVDSYVRFQWEEDEDTKYFFELTIVVDELTNDVSVVITDFAEEDEIEQSKQLWESQIEDLKKILGSL; via the coding sequence ATGCCTAAAAAGAAATATACGATAGAATTTCCGATAAAATCATCACCTTCGTTGCTTTACAATTATTTATCGAATCCTTCGGGCTTATCAGAGTGGTTTGCAGATAATGTAAATTCTCGTGGAGAGAAATATACTTTTATATGGGATGAACACGAAGAAAGTGCTTTTTTAATGAAATCTAAAGTAGATTCTTATGTTCGTTTCCAGTGGGAAGAAGATGAAGATACCAAATATTTTTTCGAGTTGACCATTGTGGTAGATGAACTAACAAACGATGTTTCGGTTGTGATTACGGACTTTGCAGAAGAAGATGAAATCGAGCAATCGAAACAACTTTGGGAGAGTCAAATAGAAGATTTAAAGAAAATTTTAGGTTCATTATAA
- a CDS encoding aminotransferase class IV → MINFNGSLVPQEQLVFSTNERIISYADSIKELIRIVDGEILLWEDHYFSLMASMRIMRMQIPLNFTPEFFQNQIKTLLQHNQNGCITFTCYRTTSSDILDSSIGYFIVFDQQQEAWNHEIEEAEIDVYKDFVINDSFFSQNNIVHPEENIARVYAHENDMRDLVLLNANKRIAKSLNGSIFLVNDHKIRTPKQSEGVQKSVLRNHFISTLNKGKVFEVEETEIFPFEMQRAEEIFVLIDGYGMVSYTKNRKKTYRTDKAQEIFSLFV, encoded by the coding sequence ATGATAAATTTCAATGGAAGCTTAGTTCCGCAAGAACAATTAGTATTTTCTACGAACGAACGCATCATATCGTATGCCGATTCTATAAAAGAGTTGATCCGAATTGTTGATGGTGAAATATTATTGTGGGAGGACCATTATTTTAGTTTAATGGCTTCTATGCGGATAATGCGCATGCAAATTCCGTTGAATTTTACTCCAGAATTTTTTCAGAATCAAATCAAGACTTTGCTTCAGCACAACCAAAACGGATGCATCACTTTCACCTGTTATCGTACCACTTCTAGCGATATTCTAGACAGTAGTATTGGCTATTTTATAGTATTCGATCAGCAACAAGAGGCTTGGAATCATGAGATAGAAGAGGCAGAAATTGATGTCTACAAGGATTTTGTTATCAATGATTCTTTTTTCTCCCAAAATAATATTGTACATCCCGAAGAAAATATTGCAAGAGTATATGCACATGAAAACGATATGCGCGATTTAGTTTTGCTCAATGCCAATAAACGAATAGCAAAGAGTTTGAATGGGTCTATTTTTCTTGTCAATGATCATAAAATAAGAACACCAAAGCAATCAGAAGGTGTACAGAAAAGTGTACTTAGAAATCATTTTATCTCGACTCTTAACAAAGGAAAAGTTTTCGAAGTAGAAGAAACAGAAATTTTTCCGTTTGAGATGCAACGTGCCGAAGAGATTTTTGTATTAATAGACGGTTATGGTATGGTATCGTATACGAAGAATCGTAAAAAAACATACAGAACCGACAAAGCTCAAGAGATATTTTCGCTTTTCGTCTAA
- a CDS encoding YqgE/AlgH family protein has translation MENKRINKGDILIAKPTLNNDIFNRSVVIITEHSEKGSVGFILNKSSNIPLHIFVSQMNSDSIVYEGGPVDKENIYYLHSRPDLIRESEKIAENIYWSGNYEDVREAINMGKIGDDEIRFYLGYSGWSSRQLEIELEMNAWILVRERIDIFRDWEVDLWKKQLTKLGGENLIWVNTPADPSMN, from the coding sequence GTGGAAAATAAACGTATAAATAAAGGTGATATTCTCATAGCAAAACCAACCTTGAATAACGACATCTTCAACCGAAGCGTAGTCATCATCACCGAACATAGCGAAAAAGGTTCTGTAGGGTTTATCTTAAATAAATCATCAAATATCCCGCTACATATTTTTGTATCTCAAATGAATTCTGATTCTATTGTCTACGAAGGGGGGCCAGTAGACAAAGAAAATATATATTATCTGCATTCTCGTCCAGATCTTATTCGCGAGAGTGAAAAAATTGCCGAAAATATTTATTGGTCCGGAAATTACGAAGATGTCCGAGAGGCGATTAATATGGGAAAAATAGGGGATGATGAAATCCGATTTTATTTAGGATATTCTGGCTGGTCGAGTAGACAGTTAGAAATTGAACTCGAAATGAATGCATGGATTTTGGTACGCGAACGCATTGATATTTTTCGAGATTGGGAAGTTGACCTTTGGAAAAAACAACTGACCAAACTAGGTGGAGAAAACCTTATATGGGTAAATACACCCGCCGACCCTTCTATGAATTAA
- the pdxH gene encoding pyridoxamine 5'-phosphate oxidase gives MKQDLSDKRKNYSKNFIDFDHLAEDAIEQFKSWFDVAEKNPLIEEANAMTVTTVENSGKPRNRVVLLKEYNQDGFVFYTNYQSQKGKAIENNPRVCLSFFWPALQQQIIITGKAEKVSEEMSDAYFAKRPRESQVGAWVSPQSSVIDEFHDFVDDEDSIIKKYKNQEIPRPPHWGGYLVKPEEIEFWQGRPSRLHDRVLYKKKDNGWKKYRLAP, from the coding sequence ATGAAACAAGATTTATCTGATAAAAGAAAAAATTATTCTAAAAATTTTATAGATTTTGATCATTTGGCAGAAGATGCTATAGAGCAATTCAAAAGCTGGTTCGATGTTGCAGAAAAAAACCCTTTGATAGAAGAGGCTAATGCGATGACAGTTACCACAGTAGAGAATAGCGGTAAGCCAAGAAATCGAGTGGTTTTACTAAAAGAGTATAACCAAGATGGTTTTGTTTTTTACACTAATTATCAGAGCCAAAAAGGCAAAGCAATAGAGAATAATCCACGAGTATGTTTAAGTTTTTTTTGGCCTGCTTTGCAACAACAAATAATTATTACTGGGAAGGCAGAAAAAGTAAGCGAAGAGATGTCTGATGCATATTTTGCTAAACGTCCTAGAGAAAGCCAAGTCGGTGCATGGGTATCGCCACAGAGTTCGGTTATAGACGAATTTCATGATTTTGTTGACGATGAAGATTCAATAATCAAAAAGTACAAAAACCAAGAAATACCAAGACCACCTCATTGGGGAGGTTATTTGGTGAAACCAGAAGAAATTGAGTTTTGGCAAGGTAGACCTAGTCGATTGCATGATCGTGTGTTGTACAAAAAGAAAGATAATGGTTGGAAGAAATATCGTTTAGCTCCATAA